The following coding sequences are from one Sulfurimonas crateris window:
- a CDS encoding energy transducer TonB, with protein MIRHSSSFFISIVIHLILLFSAFFAWSSYSETKDEYTEESLCIKLCNVNYEQEAVSEKKPIEPKVQKKIVEAPKPKPEPKPKPPKKEIAIEKALPKAQEIQKSEVLEEPKEEEKVVEVEQEKVQEVAISTPKKVDIEPKKEAIEPKSEQSREVDATDEYLKINTQMISQLIRENLYYPMAARKRNITGRVSVKFTLCSDGKVSNLEAIDSSSDILSRAALKTIEELSGKFPKPGSNITLTIPIEYSLN; from the coding sequence ATGATTAGACACTCCAGCTCCTTTTTTATCTCTATTGTCATTCATCTGATTCTGCTCTTTAGTGCATTTTTTGCATGGAGCAGCTACTCAGAGACCAAAGATGAGTATACAGAGGAGTCTCTATGCATTAAACTCTGTAATGTAAATTACGAACAAGAAGCAGTAAGCGAAAAAAAGCCAATTGAGCCAAAAGTGCAAAAGAAGATAGTAGAAGCTCCAAAACCAAAGCCTGAACCAAAACCAAAACCCCCTAAAAAAGAGATAGCCATAGAAAAAGCTCTGCCTAAAGCACAGGAGATACAAAAGAGCGAAGTTCTTGAAGAGCCAAAAGAAGAAGAAAAGGTTGTTGAGGTGGAGCAAGAAAAGGTTCAAGAGGTTGCTATAAGTACGCCCAAAAAAGTAGATATAGAACCAAAAAAAGAGGCAATAGAGCCAAAGAGTGAGCAGAGCAGAGAGGTAGACGCAACAGATGAGTATCTCAAAATTAACACGCAAATGATAAGCCAACTTATAAGAGAGAATCTCTACTACCCTATGGCGGCAAGAAAGAGAAATATTACGGGCAGAGTGAGTGTGAAGTTTACTTTATGCTCAGATGGAAAAGTGAGTAACCTTGAGGCCATAGACTCAAGTAGTGATATTTTAAGCCGTGCGGCACTAAAAACCATAGAGGAGCTCTCGGGGAAATTTCCAAAACCCGGGAGCAATATAACTCTTACAATACCGATAGAATATAGCTTGAATTGA
- a CDS encoding ammonium transporter produces the protein MLETDLKYILDTFFTLFTMTLIIFMVPGFAMLEAGLVRTKNVSAVLTINVMIYAVASLAFLLVGYKIAFGSWDSLNSSIWAVFMFQMAFVGKTVNIMSGGVSERVRIIPLAIFTVIMGAVIYPLAVNLSWGADILAGTMLDIDMYDLAGSTVIHSTGGWALLAAILVIGARRGRYVDGRIRVIPASNIPLVVLGALLLWIGWFGFNGGSVGSISSVESANLVAKTIMNTNSAGLSGAIIAGILMHIRYKLLDITMILNGALGGLVAVTAAPDLYNMYTPIIVGAIGGALVVFAVPIFDKLRLDDPVGALSVHLVNGIWGTLAVGIFVKDVSFVSQLKGVVVIGVFAFSVSYTVLFLINKFSKFRASDEAQLVGMDINECGVESYPEFKSAI, from the coding sequence ATGTTAGAGACAGATCTTAAATATATCCTCGATACCTTCTTTACACTCTTTACAATGACACTTATCATCTTTATGGTTCCCGGTTTTGCAATGCTTGAAGCGGGCTTGGTTCGTACCAAAAACGTCTCGGCAGTTCTTACTATAAACGTAATGATATATGCGGTCGCATCTTTGGCATTTTTGCTTGTCGGGTATAAGATTGCGTTTGGAAGCTGGGATAGCTTAAACAGCAGTATTTGGGCTGTTTTTATGTTCCAGATGGCGTTTGTCGGTAAAACCGTGAACATTATGAGCGGCGGTGTGAGCGAGCGTGTACGTATAATCCCTTTGGCAATTTTTACCGTTATTATGGGAGCCGTCATATACCCTCTGGCAGTAAATTTAAGCTGGGGTGCGGATATACTCGCTGGAACTATGCTGGATATTGATATGTATGACCTTGCAGGCTCAACCGTTATACACTCTACGGGTGGATGGGCTCTTTTGGCTGCTATTCTTGTTATTGGTGCGAGACGTGGGCGTTATGTCGATGGCAGGATCAGAGTTATCCCGGCATCAAACATCCCGCTTGTTGTGTTAGGTGCGCTTCTTCTTTGGATAGGGTGGTTTGGGTTTAACGGCGGGAGTGTCGGTTCAATATCTAGCGTTGAGAGTGCAAATCTTGTGGCAAAGACTATTATGAATACAAACAGTGCAGGACTTAGCGGTGCTATCATAGCAGGGATACTGATGCATATCAGATATAAACTTCTTGATATTACGATGATACTAAACGGTGCTCTTGGCGGTCTTGTTGCAGTGACGGCTGCACCCGATCTCTACAATATGTACACACCTATTATAGTAGGAGCGATTGGTGGAGCTTTGGTTGTTTTTGCAGTTCCTATTTTTGATAAACTTCGTCTTGATGACCCCGTTGGAGCGCTCTCTGTGCATTTGGTAAACGGTATATGGGGAACTTTGGCGGTAGGAATTTTTGTCAAGGACGTCTCTTTTGTATCGCAGCTAAAAGGGGTCGTTGTCATAGGAGTTTTTGCTTTTAGTGTCTCCTATACTGTTTTATTTCTCATCAATAAATTCTCAAAATTCAGAGCGAGTGATGAGGCGCAGCTTGTCGGTATGGATATTAACGAGTGCGGGGTCGAGTCATATCCGGAATTTAAAAGTGCGATATAA
- a CDS encoding P-II family nitrogen regulator, whose amino-acid sequence MKKVEAVIKPFKLEDVKDALAEIGITGMTVSEVKGYGRQKGHSELYRGAEYVVDFLPKIKMEMVVDDDSVEQVTNTIVEAARTGKIGDGKIFVTDVEKIIRIRTGESDSEAI is encoded by the coding sequence ATGAAAAAAGTAGAAGCTGTTATAAAGCCTTTTAAGCTAGAAGATGTAAAAGATGCATTGGCCGAGATAGGTATTACCGGTATGACGGTAAGCGAAGTAAAAGGTTACGGACGCCAAAAAGGGCATAGCGAACTTTATCGCGGTGCGGAGTATGTAGTAGATTTTCTTCCAAAGATAAAGATGGAGATGGTTGTTGATGACGACAGCGTAGAGCAGGTAACCAACACGATCGTTGAAGCTGCTAGAACAGGAAAGATCGGAGACGGTAAGATATTTGTTACCGATGTTGAAAAAATTATCCGTATTCGTACTGGAGAGTCTGATAGCGAAGCTATATAA